From Aquabacter sp. L1I39, the proteins below share one genomic window:
- the secB gene encoding protein-export chaperone SecB codes for MATQNGTPDPKAPSLNVLAQYVKDLSFENPNAPNSLGAPQGQPDVNLQINVNARPLQGPDFEVELKVEGSATVNGSTLFAFDLTYGGIFRVQNVPEQSLQPVVLIECPRLLFPFARQIVADSVRNGGFPPLMIDPVDFAALFQQRMASEAQRMGTAGQA; via the coding sequence ATGGCGACGCAGAACGGCACCCCGGACCCCAAGGCGCCTTCGCTCAATGTCCTCGCGCAATATGTGAAGGACCTCTCCTTCGAGAATCCCAACGCCCCCAACTCGCTGGGCGCCCCCCAGGGCCAGCCCGACGTGAACCTGCAGATCAACGTCAATGCCCGTCCCCTCCAGGGCCCGGACTTCGAGGTTGAGCTGAAGGTGGAAGGCAGCGCCACGGTGAACGGCTCCACCCTGTTCGCCTTCGACCTGACCTATGGCGGCATCTTCCGCGTGCAGAACGTGCCCGAGCAGAGCCTCCAGCCGGTGGTTCTCATCGAGTGCCCCCGCCTGCTCTTCCCCTTCGCCCGCCAGATCGTGGCCGATTCCGTGCGCAATGGCGGCTTCCCGCCCCTCATGATCGATCCGGTGGACTTCGCCGCCCTGTTCCAGCAGCGCATGGCCTCCGAAGCCCAGCGCATGGGCACCGCTGGCCAGGCGTGA
- a CDS encoding acyl-CoA dehydrogenase family protein, translating to MTSSAALAADEGTFDAVGLGREATTTLEKLLAEVTSEIRARVSEGGKLSARLLDAEQRATHGLAWLATYVFGVRELVHYADRLTEMGKFGETERLLVQIGLGEYVSQILGGIPMSQGEVVRLDDLYVSDGALAGLHADLAIRSLAKHGNTCAARAALAARIREAHGATTIGEAGLDETMEAMRTEIRRFVEAEVAPHAHEWHLENAYIPLEIIQGLADLGVFGLTIPEEYGGLGLPKEAMCVVTEELSRGYIGVGSLGTRSEIAAELILGGGTDAQKDTYLPKIASGEILPTAVFTEPNTGSDLASLRTRAVKEGDVYKVSGNKTWITHPVRADLMTLLVRTNPAEPGYKGLSMLLAEKPRGTDADPFPAKGMTGGEIEVLGYRGMKEFEIGFDGFEVPAGQLLGGVEGQGFKQLMNTFEAARIQTAARAVGVAQAAMETGLRYAEERIQFGKPLIAFPRVADKIVMMAVEIAIARQITYFAARAKDEGRRTDLEAGMSKLLGARVAWAAADNALQIHGGNGFALEYPVSRLLCDARILNIFEGAAEIQAQVIARRLLESGGN from the coding sequence ATGACCAGCAGCGCCGCGCTTGCCGCCGACGAGGGCACTTTCGATGCCGTGGGCCTCGGCCGCGAAGCCACCACCACGCTGGAAAAGCTGCTGGCGGAAGTCACCTCCGAAATCCGCGCGCGGGTGAGCGAGGGCGGCAAGCTCTCCGCTCGCCTTCTGGATGCCGAGCAGCGCGCCACACATGGCCTTGCCTGGCTCGCCACCTATGTGTTCGGCGTGCGCGAGCTGGTCCATTATGCCGACCGCCTCACCGAGATGGGCAAGTTCGGCGAGACCGAGCGGCTGCTCGTGCAGATCGGCCTTGGCGAATATGTCTCCCAGATCCTGGGCGGCATCCCCATGAGCCAGGGCGAGGTGGTGCGGCTCGACGATCTCTATGTTTCCGACGGCGCGCTGGCGGGGCTCCATGCGGACCTTGCCATCCGGTCGCTCGCCAAGCACGGCAACACCTGCGCCGCCCGCGCTGCGCTCGCCGCCCGCATCCGCGAGGCCCACGGCGCCACCACCATCGGCGAGGCCGGCCTCGACGAGACCATGGAGGCCATGCGCACCGAGATCCGCCGCTTCGTGGAGGCGGAGGTGGCCCCCCATGCCCATGAGTGGCATCTGGAAAACGCCTATATCCCGCTGGAGATCATCCAGGGCCTCGCCGATCTCGGCGTGTTCGGGCTCACCATCCCGGAGGAATATGGCGGCCTGGGCCTCCCCAAGGAGGCCATGTGCGTGGTCACAGAGGAACTGTCGCGCGGCTATATCGGCGTCGGCTCGCTCGGCACCCGCTCGGAAATCGCGGCCGAATTGATCCTAGGCGGCGGCACGGATGCGCAGAAGGACACCTATCTCCCCAAGATCGCCTCGGGCGAGATCCTGCCCACCGCCGTCTTCACCGAGCCCAATACGGGCTCGGATCTCGCTTCCCTGCGCACCCGCGCGGTGAAGGAGGGCGACGTCTACAAGGTCTCCGGCAACAAGACCTGGATCACCCATCCGGTCCGCGCCGACCTGATGACGCTCCTGGTGCGCACCAATCCGGCCGAGCCCGGATATAAGGGCCTGTCCATGCTGCTGGCGGAAAAGCCCCGCGGCACCGACGCGGACCCCTTCCCCGCCAAGGGCATGACCGGCGGCGAGATCGAGGTGCTCGGCTATCGCGGCATGAAGGAGTTCGAGATCGGCTTCGACGGCTTCGAGGTGCCGGCCGGGCAATTGCTGGGCGGGGTCGAGGGCCAGGGCTTCAAGCAGCTCATGAACACCTTCGAGGCCGCCCGCATCCAGACCGCCGCCCGCGCCGTGGGCGTTGCCCAGGCGGCCATGGAGACCGGCCTGCGCTATGCCGAGGAGCGCATCCAGTTCGGCAAGCCGCTCATCGCCTTCCCCCGCGTCGCCGATAAGATCGTGATGATGGCGGTGGAGATCGCCATCGCCCGGCAGATCACCTATTTCGCCGCCCGCGCCAAGGATGAGGGCCGCCGCACGGACCTTGAGGCGGGCATGTCCAAGCTGCTGGGCGCCCGCGTCGCCTGGGCGGCGGCGGACAATGCGCTGCAGATCCATGGCGGCAACGGCTTCGCGCTGGAATATCCGGTCTCCCGGCTCCTGTGCGATGCCCGCATCCTCAACATCTTCGAGGGCGCGGCCGAGATCCAGGCCCAGGTCATCGCCCGCCGCCTGCTGGAGAGCGGCGGCAACTGA
- a CDS encoding acyltransferase family protein: MVGGKYRTDIDGLRAVAVCLVLLFHAGFQPSGGFIGVDVFFVISGYLITDLILNEARAGTFTFLGFYDRRVRRILPALLVVLLATLAAGALMLMPGAFAVLGRSAAASALGFANFFFFRHTGYFDGAAELMPLLNMWSLAVEEQFYLAWPLLLLGAVRLARRWPYAVAALFGLVIAVSFALAVVKVAEGAKSAFYQPFGRAWEFAVGGALILVRDRLANLPRLAAEGLKLAGAVAILAPALLLDPASPFPGLNAVAPVLGTALLLLPTRAPTLTAAALSWQPVRFVGRISYSLYLWHWPVLAFARHYVNGARLTDLEAIGALAVSFILAVLSWRFVEQPFRRYRGMPAPRVVATGALAGAGVAALGFGIYLADGVSTRVSPQLAALGSFELMWDWPCPQRVAVGEGKVLCVAGADWRTASTRGIVWGDSHAEHLMHLLDEAGRRTNTAIALVRACPAVFSQEGLRRAPAGLPPICATSYDSTRAMLKASPDIRLVILASAWNFMPDAIYRAGGKPESMERGYQLLAEELLRVSGDLAAPGRKIVLFGDIPHWDTDPMPCLAAQDGSLLRAPCEREVDRIDRSEISAVQDGVNAAFRSLKGARDDVVVAVPADALCDASGCAARINGEFLYLDRDHFRRTLSPKARGQLVEKLGLEQLLRSAEPAPASKP; the protein is encoded by the coding sequence ATGGTCGGGGGCAAGTACAGGACCGACATCGACGGTCTCAGGGCGGTAGCGGTATGCCTCGTCCTGTTGTTTCATGCGGGGTTTCAACCAAGCGGTGGTTTCATCGGCGTCGACGTCTTCTTCGTCATCTCAGGTTACCTAATTACCGACCTGATCCTGAATGAGGCGCGCGCAGGAACCTTCACCTTCCTTGGCTTCTACGACAGGCGCGTGCGGCGGATTCTTCCGGCGCTGCTGGTGGTCCTGCTGGCGACGCTCGCGGCCGGCGCCTTGATGCTGATGCCCGGCGCCTTTGCGGTCCTCGGCCGAAGTGCCGCCGCATCCGCGCTGGGCTTCGCCAACTTCTTCTTCTTCCGCCATACCGGCTATTTCGACGGCGCGGCCGAGCTGATGCCGCTGCTGAACATGTGGTCGCTGGCGGTGGAGGAGCAATTCTACCTCGCCTGGCCGCTTCTGCTGCTGGGGGCGGTGCGCCTCGCCCGCCGCTGGCCTTATGCGGTGGCGGCCCTGTTCGGGCTGGTGATCGCCGTCAGCTTCGCCCTTGCCGTGGTGAAGGTGGCTGAGGGCGCCAAGAGCGCCTTTTACCAGCCGTTCGGACGGGCCTGGGAATTTGCCGTCGGCGGCGCCTTGATCCTGGTGCGCGATCGCCTCGCCAACCTGCCGCGCCTCGCGGCGGAGGGGCTGAAGCTTGCCGGGGCCGTGGCCATCCTGGCGCCGGCGCTGCTGCTGGACCCCGCCAGCCCCTTTCCCGGCCTCAATGCGGTGGCCCCGGTGCTCGGCACTGCGCTCCTCCTCCTGCCCACGCGCGCGCCGACGCTCACCGCCGCCGCGCTGTCCTGGCAGCCGGTGCGGTTCGTGGGGCGGATCTCCTATTCGCTCTATCTCTGGCACTGGCCGGTCCTGGCCTTCGCCCGCCATTATGTGAACGGCGCCCGCCTCACCGACCTGGAAGCCATCGGTGCGCTGGCGGTCTCCTTCATCCTTGCCGTGCTGTCCTGGCGCTTCGTGGAGCAGCCGTTTCGCCGCTATCGGGGCATGCCAGCCCCCCGCGTGGTGGCCACAGGCGCGCTGGCGGGCGCGGGGGTCGCGGCGCTCGGCTTCGGCATCTATCTGGCAGATGGCGTCTCAACCCGCGTTTCGCCGCAACTGGCTGCCCTCGGCTCCTTCGAGCTCATGTGGGACTGGCCCTGCCCGCAGCGTGTGGCGGTGGGCGAGGGCAAGGTCTTGTGTGTTGCCGGCGCCGACTGGCGCACCGCTTCAACGCGCGGAATCGTGTGGGGCGACAGCCATGCCGAGCACCTGATGCACCTGCTGGACGAGGCCGGCCGGCGCACCAACACCGCCATCGCCCTCGTGCGCGCCTGCCCCGCCGTCTTCTCGCAAGAGGGCCTGCGGCGGGCGCCGGCGGGCCTGCCGCCCATCTGCGCCACCTCCTATGACAGCACGCGGGCGATGCTGAAGGCCTCCCCGGACATCCGCCTGGTGATCCTGGCCTCCGCCTGGAACTTCATGCCCGATGCCATCTACCGCGCCGGCGGCAAGCCGGAGAGCATGGAGAGGGGCTATCAACTGCTGGCGGAGGAATTGCTGCGGGTCTCCGGCGACCTCGCGGCGCCGGGACGCAAGATCGTGCTGTTCGGCGACATTCCACACTGGGACACCGATCCCATGCCGTGCCTGGCGGCGCAGGACGGATCCCTGCTGCGCGCGCCGTGCGAGCGGGAGGTAGACCGCATCGACCGGTCGGAGATCAGCGCCGTGCAGGATGGGGTGAACGCCGCCTTCCGCTCCCTCAAAGGGGCGCGGGACGACGTGGTGGTGGCGGTCCCCGCCGACGCGCTGTGCGATGCCTCAGGCTGCGCCGCGCGGATCAACGGAGAGTTCCTGTATTTGGACCGCGACCATTTCCGCCGCACGCTGAGCCCCAAGGCGCGGGGGCAGCTGGTGGAGAAGCTGGGCCTGGAGCAGCTGCTGCGCAGCGCCGAGCCGGCGCCCGCCTCCAAGCCTTGA
- a CDS encoding MFS transporter encodes MTAPASPLTRKHWLTLGLTALGGGLELYDFMVFVFFVPVLSRVFFPPDIPHWLAQLQTFTIFAVGFLARPVGGVVFGHFGDRIGRKRTFTFSVLLMAAATLAMACLPGYAVLGFWAPLLLALLRLIQGGAVGGEVAGSYVFASEHVPADRRGLACGIMAMGMTSGTLLGVFVATLVHTFASDAQVVAFAWRLPFLLGSGLGLLTLFLRRWLEETPVFRDLQRRRALAVQLPLKLVVSSYRRALLVSALALWVLVGHFAVLVLMGPTLLQSQFHIPPAQALSIGSLGTFCAALACMVSGLMFDRLGPGRALAVGTLAAGLTVQFFFGVAAGQGGPILVAGYCLAAAGTGLLTAVPVLMVRSFPPAVAYSGVSLAYNLGFGVIAGLTPIFIAALLPSVPQIPSLYLFALEVLGIALGLKVAGGLLNRPTAQ; translated from the coding sequence ATGACGGCACCGGCCAGCCCGCTCACCCGCAAACACTGGCTGACGCTCGGCCTCACCGCGCTGGGCGGCGGGCTCGAACTCTATGACTTCATGGTGTTCGTCTTTTTCGTACCGGTGCTGTCGCGGGTCTTCTTCCCGCCCGACATTCCCCACTGGCTGGCCCAGCTCCAGACCTTCACCATCTTCGCCGTGGGCTTCCTGGCCCGGCCGGTGGGTGGGGTCGTGTTCGGCCATTTCGGCGATCGGATCGGGCGCAAGCGCACCTTCACCTTTTCCGTGCTGCTGATGGCGGCGGCGACGCTCGCCATGGCGTGCCTGCCTGGCTACGCGGTCCTGGGCTTTTGGGCACCGCTGCTCCTGGCGCTGCTCCGTCTTATCCAAGGCGGCGCGGTGGGCGGCGAGGTGGCGGGCTCCTATGTGTTCGCCAGCGAGCATGTGCCGGCGGACCGACGGGGGCTCGCCTGCGGCATCATGGCCATGGGCATGACGTCCGGCACTTTGCTGGGGGTGTTCGTCGCCACCCTCGTCCACACCTTCGCCAGCGACGCACAGGTCGTCGCATTTGCCTGGCGCCTGCCCTTCCTCCTGGGGAGCGGGCTGGGGCTGCTGACGCTTTTCCTGCGCCGGTGGCTGGAAGAGACGCCCGTGTTCCGCGACCTCCAGCGCCGCCGCGCGCTGGCGGTTCAATTGCCGCTGAAGCTGGTGGTGTCCTCCTATCGGCGGGCGCTGCTGGTCTCGGCGCTCGCGCTGTGGGTGCTGGTGGGACATTTCGCCGTGCTGGTGCTGATGGGGCCCACCTTGCTCCAGAGCCAGTTCCACATTCCCCCGGCGCAGGCGCTGTCCATTGGCTCGCTCGGCACCTTCTGCGCGGCGCTCGCCTGCATGGTCTCCGGGCTGATGTTCGACCGGCTCGGACCGGGCCGGGCGCTGGCGGTGGGTACGCTGGCGGCGGGCCTCACCGTGCAGTTCTTCTTCGGCGTCGCGGCGGGACAGGGAGGCCCGATCCTGGTGGCGGGCTATTGCCTCGCCGCCGCGGGGACGGGGCTCCTGACGGCGGTGCCCGTGCTGATGGTGCGGAGCTTCCCGCCCGCCGTGGCCTATTCCGGCGTGTCTTTGGCCTATAATCTGGGCTTCGGGGTGATTGCCGGTCTGACCCCCATCTTCATCGCCGCTTTGCTGCCGAGCGTGCCGCAGATACCGAGCCTCTATCTGTTCGCCCTGGAGGTGCTGGGCATCGCGCTGGGGCTGAAGGTGGCCGGCGGCCTCCTGAATCGCCCCACCGCACAGTGA